A region from the Triticum aestivum cultivar Chinese Spring chromosome 3D, IWGSC CS RefSeq v2.1, whole genome shotgun sequence genome encodes:
- the LOC123080474 gene encoding uncharacterized protein has protein sequence MQGEARLPPACVSKVLDDDDLLAEIIVRVGFPTSLVRAAAVCRRWLSHASDGAFLRRFRELHPPRLLGFYIAEREYPASTRFFPMLHLPPELAAVVHRASFRPDAYEGAHAHVVGCSNGSVFTHRASFYVDTFKLVFARHRPLCYERGMRMTILPGLKLRTSPGSMYSWAQLFSKQEEDGWSYFYLAVKDIMGAPGVLLYVYMLQNGDDVWCLHLTLASDLYPYQSPKGVLLDNKIYLATDDAIIVLDLTSSILSTIQPPHGVSFDVSGTTILSRADDGSVLYLIHIKELQLQIWLHNGDNWLLVDTICLSEMCANFLEDEPTADIQINHVGDYNEFVFLEMGRCVLYLDVKHRTLRKVYKMTADEYYLGDIYPFMMSWPPIFPTLSPARNAT, from the exons ATGCAAGGCGAGGCGCGGCTGCCACCGGCGTGTGTATCCAAGGTGCTCGACGACGACGACCTCCTGGCGGAGATCATCGTCCGCGTCGGCTTCCCCACCAGCCTCGTCCGTGCCGCCGCCGTATGCAGGCGCTGGCTCAGCCACGCCTCCGACGGCGCCTTCCTCCGCCGTTTCCGCGAGCTCCATCCGCCCAGGCTCCTCGGCTTCTACATCGCAGAAAGGGAGTATCCGGCCTCCACACGCTTCTTCCCGATGCTGCATCTGCccccggagctcgccgccgtcgtccaccgcgcAAGCTTCAGGCCGGACGCCTACGAGGGCGCGCATGCCCATGTGGTGGGCTGCTCGAACGGCAGCGTCTTCACCCACCGCGCAAGCTTCTACGTGGACACCTTCAAGCTTGTATTTGCAAGGCACAGGCCGCTGTGCTATGAGAGAGGTATGCGTATGACCATCCTCCCAGGATTAAAACTCAGAACCTCACCAGGCAGTATGTACAGTTGGGCGCAACTCTTCTCCAAACAAGAAGAGGATGGGTGGTCCTACTTTTATCTCGCCGTGAAGGATATCATGGGCGCACCTGGGGTGCTTCTGTATGTGTATATGTTGCAAAATGGTGATGATGTCTGGTGCCTGCATCTCACCTTGGCCTCAGACCTGTATCCATACCAAAGTCCCAAAGGCGTGCTCCTTGACAACAAAATCTATCTGGCGACCGACGATGCGATTATTGTCCTGGATTTGACGTCTTCAATCTTATCGACAATTCAGCCCCCACACGGGGTGAGTTTTGACGTAAGTGGAACCACCATATTGTCGCGGGCTGATGATGGTTCTGTTTTATATCTCATCCATATCAAGGAGCTTCAACTTCAAATCTGGCTCCATAATGGGGATAACTGGTTGCTGGTGGACACCATTTGCTTGAGTGAAATGTGTGCTAATTTTCTCGAGGATGAACCTACTGCTGATATCCAGATAAACCATGTGGGGGACTATAATGAGTTTGTATTCTTGGAGATGGGTCGATGTGTGCTCTACTTGGATGTCAAGCACAGGACGCTGCGTAAAGTATACAAGATGACAGCAGATGAGTATTATTTGGGTGATATCTATCCTTTTATGATGAGCTGGCCTCCCATTTTCCCTACTCTCAGTCCTGCAAG GAATGCCACTTGA